One genomic segment of Clostridium saccharoperbutylacetonicum N1-4(HMT) includes these proteins:
- a CDS encoding glycosyltransferase family 2 protein encodes MSKRVSIIFSTYNSSDYVVKCLKSCLCQNYEDLFVIVADDGSTDNTIDKMNEAAKGYNNFKVIPLPHGERGIARFKAIEMAKELNSDYIYIIDSDMILKDNLIKDCIDFFDKNEKVGGLIVPEISFSDYTNFYSKVKVFERNIINNAGEDIGSNSVEAARFWRIKEYDSTGGININQISFEETQPTIRYIENGGIIKRAIFTQIHHNEKKATLKGIVQKKKYYFSVMNKTIESEEGGLKKTLSRWYFFRPVLYRKENLKKYIKSPLLTLGMIYMYVILSFIGVIEIIKSKVIKK; translated from the coding sequence ATGAGTAAGAGAGTTTCTATAATCTTTTCAACATATAATAGTTCAGACTATGTAGTAAAATGTTTAAAAAGCTGTCTTTGTCAAAATTATGAGGATTTGTTTGTGATAGTTGCTGATGATGGTTCTACTGATAATACTATAGATAAGATGAACGAAGCGGCAAAAGGCTATAATAATTTTAAAGTTATTCCTCTTCCACATGGAGAGAGAGGAATAGCAAGGTTTAAGGCAATAGAAATGGCAAAGGAATTAAATTCAGATTACATTTACATAATTGATTCAGATATGATTCTTAAAGATAATCTTATAAAAGATTGTATTGATTTCTTTGATAAAAATGAAAAGGTTGGAGGGCTTATTGTTCCAGAAATTTCGTTTTCCGATTATACTAATTTTTATTCAAAGGTTAAAGTTTTTGAGAGAAATATTATAAATAATGCAGGTGAGGATATTGGAAGTAATTCTGTTGAAGCAGCAAGATTTTGGAGAATAAAGGAATATGATTCAACAGGAGGAATTAATATAAATCAAATTTCTTTCGAGGAAACACAGCCTACCATAAGGTATATTGAAAATGGAGGAATAATAAAGCGAGCAATATTTACGCAAATTCACCATAATGAGAAAAAAGCAACATTGAAAGGAATTGTTCAGAAAAAGAAATATTATTTTAGTGTCATGAATAAGACAATTGAGAGTGAAGAAGGCGGCTTGAAGAAGACACTTTCAAGGTGGTATTTTTTTAGACCTGTATTGTATAGAAAAGAAAATCTTAAGAAATATATAAAAAGTCCATTGTTAACCCTAGGGATGATTTATATGTATGTAATCTTATCCTTTATAGGAGTTATAGAAATAATTAAATCAAAAGTAATAAAGAAATAA
- a CDS encoding response regulator — translation MDNNFIENNQLLMSSILNTTNSGILVADPNKDGYPIIYANTSFLNITKYSKEELLQNNLFDIILNNLDASTKKTLYDLIINKEIIKNKLLNYKKDMINTYISLSFHPIYDTNNSLLYFLFYFDDITKEISLKIQKEKALKTESCFLSNISHEMKTPLNCIIGIVDLLTKTDSSDMDKKYLDTLESNSKQLLDLIESMLSLSELDSGNDGSNNSLFNITDLVNSLVDDYKNKILGKGLSFNYNYDEKIPPALIGDSAKLKKILSSLLDNCLKFTDSGEIAFNIDLKSIEENNKIYISFTLSDTGLGIPKSELLNILDFGSRLSNFAYDKHRLTLFNVALAKKLVALVNGTIDIKSSSDTGTTVNFICPFEIMPKVNSSSSNETKKILIVEDSEDNRFLFHSYLKKTPYSIDDAENGKEAYEKFKLATYDLILMDIQMPIMDGYTSTSLIRDYEKQNNLPPTTIIALTAFSFKEDLDKAIEAGCNFTLTKPVKKAMLLETITNVL, via the coding sequence ATGGACAATAATTTCATTGAAAACAATCAATTATTAATGTCTAGCATACTTAATACTACTAATTCGGGTATCTTAGTCGCAGATCCTAACAAGGATGGTTACCCTATTATTTATGCTAATACTTCTTTTTTAAATATTACAAAGTACTCAAAAGAAGAACTTCTACAAAATAATTTATTCGATATAATTTTAAATAATTTAGATGCTTCAACTAAAAAGACTCTATATGATTTAATTATTAATAAAGAAATAATAAAAAACAAACTTTTAAATTATAAAAAAGATATGATTAATACTTACATTTCACTTAGTTTTCATCCTATTTATGACACAAATAATTCTCTATTATATTTTTTATTTTATTTTGACGATATAACAAAAGAAATATCATTAAAAATTCAAAAAGAAAAAGCTTTAAAAACTGAATCTTGTTTTCTATCAAACATAAGTCACGAAATGAAAACTCCTTTAAACTGTATAATAGGAATCGTTGATCTTTTAACAAAAACAGATTCCTCTGATATGGACAAAAAATATTTAGACACACTAGAAAGCAATTCTAAACAGTTATTGGACTTAATAGAAAGCATGCTCAGTTTATCAGAGCTTGACTCTGGCAATGATGGTTCAAACAATAGTTTATTTAACATTACCGACTTGGTAAATTCATTAGTCGATGATTATAAAAATAAAATACTAGGTAAGGGTTTGTCCTTTAATTATAATTATGATGAAAAAATCCCGCCTGCTTTAATTGGAGATAGTGCAAAATTAAAAAAAATCTTATCTTCATTATTAGATAATTGTCTTAAATTTACTGACAGTGGTGAAATAGCTTTTAATATAGACCTTAAAAGTATCGAAGAAAACAACAAAATCTATATTAGTTTTACACTAAGCGATACTGGCTTAGGCATACCAAAAAGTGAACTATTAAACATTTTAGATTTCGGTTCAAGATTAAGCAACTTTGCATATGACAAACATCGCCTTACACTTTTTAATGTTGCTCTTGCAAAAAAATTAGTTGCTCTGGTTAATGGTACAATTGACATTAAAAGCTCTTCTGATACTGGAACTACTGTGAACTTTATTTGCCCCTTTGAAATAATGCCTAAGGTAAACTCAAGTAGTAGCAATGAAACCAAAAAAATATTAATAGTCGAAGATTCTGAAGATAACAGATTTTTGTTTCATTCTTATTTGAAAAAAACTCCTTATAGTATTGATGATGCAGAAAACGGAAAAGAGGCCTATGAAAAATTCAAATTAGCAACTTATGACCTTATACTTATGGATATACAAATGCCTATAATGGATGGTTATACTTCAACTAGTCTTATAAGAGATTATGAAAAGCAAAATAACCTGCCACCAACTACAATTATTGCTTTAACAGCATTTTCCTTTAAAGAAGATCTTGACAAAGCCATAGAAGCCGGTTGTAATTTTACCTTAACGAAACCAGTAAAAAAAGCTATGCTGCTTGAAACAATAACCAATGTCTTATGA
- a CDS encoding mannose-1-phosphate guanylyltransferase → MKNTAIIMAGGKGERFWPRSRKNMPKQFLSLTEDGKTLIQLTVERLKSLVDIEDTFIVTNKDYKELVLSQIPNIPEENILLEPVARNTAPCVGLAAMHVKKKYGDATMIVLPSDHLIKYNEFYIDTLKVAIDVAEEENNLITIGIMPSYPETGYGYINFERNFDNSRGNNVYKVNSFVEKPDLNTAKEYLASGRYLWNSGMFVWKASSILLNIRELLPDMYNGLERIYETIDESNSEIVLKEAFENMKSESIDYGIMERANDIYTIPGSFGWDDVGSWLALERINKTNDDGNVVKGNVITIDTKKSIIQAQDKLIATVGIKDVIIIDTEDVLLIANKEDTQNIKKIIENLKICNRDCYL, encoded by the coding sequence ATGAAGAATACAGCAATTATAATGGCAGGTGGCAAAGGTGAAAGATTTTGGCCTAGAAGTAGAAAAAACATGCCAAAGCAATTTTTGAGTTTAACAGAGGATGGAAAAACTCTTATTCAGCTTACTGTAGAAAGATTGAAAAGCTTGGTTGATATTGAAGATACTTTTATAGTTACAAATAAGGATTATAAGGAATTAGTTTTGAGTCAAATACCTAATATTCCAGAAGAAAATATATTGTTAGAGCCAGTTGCAAGAAATACTGCTCCATGCGTAGGCTTAGCTGCAATGCATGTTAAGAAAAAGTATGGTGATGCCACTATGATAGTTCTTCCATCAGATCATTTAATAAAATACAATGAATTTTACATAGATACTTTAAAAGTTGCTATAGATGTAGCAGAAGAAGAAAATAATCTTATAACAATAGGAATAATGCCTTCATATCCTGAAACAGGTTATGGATATATAAATTTTGAAAGAAATTTTGATAATTCAAGAGGAAATAATGTATATAAAGTAAATAGTTTTGTCGAAAAACCAGATTTGAATACAGCTAAAGAGTACTTAGCTTCAGGAAGATATTTGTGGAATAGTGGAATGTTTGTTTGGAAAGCTTCAAGCATATTATTAAATATTAGAGAATTACTTCCTGACATGTATAATGGACTAGAAAGGATATATGAAACTATAGATGAAAGCAATTCAGAAATTGTTTTAAAAGAAGCGTTTGAAAATATGAAATCTGAATCTATTGATTATGGAATTATGGAAAGAGCCAATGATATATATACTATTCCAGGGAGCTTTGGATGGGATGATGTTGGAAGCTGGCTTGCTCTTGAAAGGATAAATAAAACTAATGATGATGGGAATGTTGTAAAAGGAAATGTAATAACTATTGATACTAAAAAATCAATTATACAAGCACAAGATAAATTGATAGCAACAGTTGGAATAAAAGATGTGATAATTATTGATACTGAAGATGTATTACTTATTGCCAATAAAGAAGATACTCAAAATATTAAGAAAATAATTGAAAATTTAAAAATTTGTAATAGAGATTGCTATTTATAA
- a CDS encoding glycosyltransferase family 4 protein has protein sequence MDINDYKLEKSEKITLLFLSWRDIKAPKKGGAEVYTHEMLKRINFDKYRIIHFSPSFQGGKEIENIDNITYIRSGNAFSVIGDARKYYKANEENINFVVDQCNTHRFFTKFWVEAKKRIFFIHQLTREIWFMNAKFPVSAIGYITETPFLKLSKNDYTMTVSESTKKDLIKIGFNIDKVRILPEGIEFTHWKKEEFKEKEECPTFIYVGRFVNYKGIDACVLAFAQIKKEYPKAKLYIVGKKNESYIERNLKPIFKEGNITYGGEGDNKDVTLFGFVSEERKLELMSKSHALIFPSQREGWGLIVTEAAAVGTPSIVYNSPGIVDAVDYGNAGYLCEENNVQNIYTNMKAVIEDKKDYEKHIESAYEYSLKFHWDETAKSFDKFIDDII, from the coding sequence GTGGATATAAATGACTATAAGCTAGAAAAGAGTGAAAAAATAACTTTGCTATTTCTTTCGTGGAGAGATATAAAGGCACCAAAGAAAGGTGGAGCAGAGGTTTATACACATGAAATGTTAAAAAGAATAAACTTTGATAAATATAGAATTATACATTTTTCTCCAAGCTTTCAAGGTGGGAAAGAAATTGAAAACATTGATAATATTACTTATATTAGAAGCGGAAATGCATTTTCTGTTATAGGGGATGCTAGAAAATATTATAAAGCTAATGAGGAGAATATTAATTTTGTAGTTGATCAATGTAATACTCATAGGTTTTTTACAAAGTTTTGGGTTGAAGCTAAAAAAAGAATATTTTTTATTCATCAGCTCACTAGAGAAATATGGTTCATGAATGCAAAATTCCCAGTAAGCGCAATTGGGTATATTACAGAAACTCCTTTTTTAAAACTTTCTAAAAATGATTATACTATGACAGTTTCAGAATCTACAAAGAAAGATTTGATAAAGATTGGATTTAATATTGATAAAGTGAGGATACTTCCAGAAGGAATAGAGTTTACACATTGGAAGAAAGAAGAATTTAAAGAGAAAGAAGAATGTCCAACATTTATTTATGTTGGAAGATTCGTTAATTATAAAGGAATTGATGCCTGTGTACTTGCATTTGCGCAAATAAAAAAAGAATATCCAAAAGCTAAGCTTTATATTGTAGGGAAGAAGAATGAAAGCTATATTGAAAGAAATCTTAAGCCAATTTTTAAAGAAGGAAATATTACATATGGTGGAGAAGGAGACAATAAGGACGTAACGTTGTTTGGCTTCGTGAGTGAGGAAAGAAAACTGGAGTTAATGAGTAAGTCGCATGCACTTATATTCCCATCACAAAGAGAAGGCTGGGGACTTATTGTAACTGAAGCAGCGGCAGTAGGTACACCTAGCATAGTATATAATTCCCCAGGAATAGTTGATGCTGTAGATTATGGAAATGCGGGATATCTATGTGAAGAAAATAATGTTCAAAATATTTATACTAATATGAAAGCAGTTATAGAAGATAAAAAAGATTATGAAAAACATATAGAAAGTGCATATGAATATTCACTTAAGTTTCATTGGGATGAAACGGCAAAAAGCTTTGATAAATTTATAGATGATATAATATAA
- a CDS encoding oligosaccharide flippase family protein, whose amino-acid sequence MSNRVKKYQAMLFPVFDIALNGLNYFFQIFISWYLIPENYGVLNSLLSFLAIILVVGIAFQTYTAKEVAKGKLKEVNIEGIFKTSIFYMSVVFAILLITSPLIHGFTRGSYSAIILIMIISLVNILLSISRGIFQGSEEFFNLNKSFYIEVISKMLFILVAIRLFRNVEVILISILVGMTISLIYGLIKNRTKFKINRSSFKEITIKEHYLKIVKVIIANFFFYFFTSIDMIMVNFYLPKESGIYAVVLKYSQVLQFVSLSIMTVFVTMLSNSLNNKAEFDNKVRKLFALILVLSIGTVIFYKLVAPYTVEMFFGAIYKEARDYLWMGVVPYIFMIYTFLIININVILERTRYLWILFIGAILITILITIFHSNIQSIFIIESIFYFSLMTILLIQFKVERR is encoded by the coding sequence ATGAGTAATAGAGTAAAAAAATATCAAGCAATGCTTTTTCCTGTTTTTGATATAGCACTAAATGGATTGAATTATTTCTTTCAAATTTTCATTAGTTGGTATTTGATACCTGAAAATTATGGTGTATTGAACTCATTACTTTCATTTTTAGCAATTATTTTAGTCGTAGGAATTGCATTTCAAACTTACACTGCAAAAGAAGTTGCTAAAGGTAAGCTGAAGGAGGTTAATATTGAGGGAATATTTAAAACTTCAATATTTTATATGAGTGTAGTATTTGCAATTTTATTAATCACTAGTCCTCTTATTCATGGGTTTACGAGAGGAAGTTATTCAGCAATTATCCTTATAATGATAATTTCACTTGTGAATATACTTTTAAGTATTTCGAGAGGTATATTTCAAGGTTCAGAGGAATTTTTTAATTTAAATAAAAGTTTTTATATAGAGGTAATTTCCAAAATGCTATTCATATTGGTGGCGATAAGGTTATTCCGTAATGTTGAGGTTATTTTAATTTCAATTCTTGTAGGAATGACAATATCATTAATATATGGATTAATAAAGAATAGGACTAAGTTTAAAATAAATAGAAGTAGTTTTAAAGAGATAACAATAAAAGAGCATTACTTAAAAATCGTAAAAGTCATAATAGCAAATTTTTTCTTTTATTTTTTTACTTCTATTGATATGATAATGGTTAATTTTTATTTGCCAAAGGAATCAGGTATATATGCAGTAGTATTGAAATATAGTCAAGTTCTTCAATTTGTATCTTTAAGTATAATGACTGTATTTGTAACTATGCTAAGCAACAGCTTAAATAATAAAGCGGAATTCGATAATAAAGTAAGAAAGTTATTTGCTTTAATTTTAGTTTTGAGTATTGGGACAGTGATTTTTTATAAATTAGTGGCGCCATACACTGTTGAGATGTTTTTTGGAGCTATATATAAGGAAGCTAGAGATTACCTTTGGATGGGTGTAGTACCATATATTTTTATGATATATACTTTTTTAATAATAAATATAAATGTTATTTTAGAAAGAACAAGATATTTATGGATTCTATTTATTGGAGCAATTCTTATTACAATTCTTATTACAATTTTTCATAGTAATATCCAAAGTATTTTTATAATTGAATCGATTTTTTATTTTTCTTTAATGACAATTTTATTAATCCAATTTAAAGTTGAAAGGAGATAA
- a CDS encoding ABC transporter ATP-binding protein, whose product MDKEKLMEIKNLKKYFPVGSSGFFQKPAYVQAVDDVTFDIYKGETLGIVGESGCGKSTMGRLLVTLLDSTSGEILFEGKEVHTIRKSNRKDISKNIQIIFQDPYASLNPRMTIGDIIREPMRINGIASGDELEKKLDTLLSQVGLASYHKDRYPHEFSGGQRQRVGIARAISVNPKLIVCDEAVSALDVSIQAQILNLLDDLQKDLGFTYLFIAHGLNVVKHISDRVGVMYLGKLVELAEVDKLYSTPMHPYTQALLSAIPIPNPEKKKERIILTGDVPSPINPPAGCRFHTRCSKCMDVCKQTEPLLVELESGHKVACHLYNK is encoded by the coding sequence ATGGATAAGGAAAAATTAATGGAAATAAAAAATTTAAAAAAATATTTTCCTGTGGGATCTTCAGGCTTTTTCCAAAAACCTGCTTACGTTCAAGCGGTTGACGATGTTACTTTTGATATCTATAAAGGAGAAACTTTAGGTATAGTTGGAGAATCTGGTTGTGGTAAGTCGACTATGGGAAGACTTCTTGTGACATTACTCGATTCTACCTCTGGAGAAATATTATTTGAAGGAAAAGAAGTGCATACTATTCGCAAAAGCAATAGAAAAGATATAAGTAAGAATATACAAATTATATTCCAAGATCCATATGCTTCTTTAAATCCTAGAATGACAATTGGAGATATAATAAGAGAGCCTATGAGAATTAATGGTATTGCAAGTGGTGATGAATTAGAAAAAAAACTTGATACTCTTTTAAGTCAAGTTGGACTTGCTTCATATCATAAGGACAGATACCCACATGAATTCAGTGGTGGACAAAGACAAAGGGTTGGGATAGCTCGTGCTATTTCAGTGAATCCTAAACTTATTGTTTGTGATGAGGCTGTTTCGGCTCTTGATGTATCAATTCAAGCCCAAATATTAAATCTTTTGGATGACCTTCAAAAAGATTTAGGTTTTACGTATCTTTTTATAGCTCATGGATTAAATGTTGTTAAACATATAAGTGATAGAGTAGGTGTAATGTATCTTGGCAAGTTGGTTGAACTTGCAGAGGTAGATAAGTTGTACTCAACGCCAATGCATCCATATACACAGGCATTACTTTCAGCAATACCAATTCCTAATCCAGAGAAGAAAAAAGAGAGGATTATTTTAACTGGTGATGTACCAAGTCCAATAAATCCACCAGCAGGATGTAGATTTCATACTAGATGCTCAAAATGTATGGATGTATGTAAACAGACAGAGCCGCTATTAGTTGAATTAGAATCAGGCCATAAGGTAGCGTGTCACTTGTATAATAAATAA
- a CDS encoding glycosyltransferase: MEKILIITDFKKAIPYESIITFYELNIINSNSIDSITEITEPVVIIDVEKVSDGIEITNRLRNINPSSNVLLINNFLSPAEHLILTKIKGYGKTKILRWRRTYPDEILINVQDLLHPEFPSKISDIAIIIPVYNEESRFEKVYNFIQKLKFLLDESFTNATIYFVNDGSKDNTQKLIDKLLEVEHEETTTISNYFQLNTYELEQNTRKAGTYLEGLRSINASVMIFVDADDSFEIGDIAKMINILNIGYYDIVVGTKDFSATNRSILRRLISFFKRLLTKPLLPKGIYDSQTGLKGINANCSKMLLPYLHDNTGLAIDLEMMYIAKKLNFRALQLPVKCIDQEGSHVNIVKDSIAFLKIILKLLTVNKNISLDKNDIN; the protein is encoded by the coding sequence ATGGAAAAAATTTTAATTATAACTGATTTCAAAAAAGCTATCCCCTATGAATCCATAATTACTTTTTATGAACTTAATATAATAAATTCTAATTCCATAGATTCTATTACCGAAATAACTGAACCAGTTGTAATTATTGATGTAGAAAAAGTTTCAGATGGAATTGAAATTACAAATAGATTACGGAATATAAATCCATCCTCAAATGTATTACTTATAAATAACTTTCTTTCACCTGCAGAACATTTAATTTTAACAAAAATAAAGGGCTATGGAAAAACAAAAATATTGCGCTGGCGAAGAACTTATCCTGATGAAATTTTAATAAATGTTCAGGATTTATTGCATCCTGAATTCCCCAGCAAGATATCTGACATTGCAATTATTATACCTGTATACAATGAAGAATCTCGCTTTGAAAAAGTATATAACTTCATTCAAAAATTAAAATTTCTTTTAGACGAAAGTTTCACAAATGCAACAATTTATTTTGTAAACGATGGGAGCAAAGATAATACACAAAAGCTTATTGATAAGTTACTGGAAGTTGAACATGAAGAAACTACAACAATTTCGAACTATTTTCAACTGAATACTTACGAACTTGAGCAAAATACAAGAAAAGCCGGTACATACCTTGAAGGACTTCGCTCAATAAATGCTAGTGTAATGATTTTCGTAGATGCTGATGACTCTTTTGAAATAGGCGATATTGCAAAAATGATAAACATCCTAAATATAGGGTATTATGATATTGTTGTTGGAACAAAAGATTTTTCTGCAACCAATCGTTCAATTTTAAGACGATTAATATCATTCTTTAAAAGACTTCTTACAAAACCACTCTTACCTAAAGGTATTTATGATTCGCAAACAGGCTTAAAAGGCATAAATGCTAATTGTTCAAAAATGCTTCTTCCATATTTACATGATAATACTGGACTAGCTATTGACCTTGAAATGATGTATATAGCAAAAAAACTTAACTTTCGAGCTTTACAGTTGCCAGTCAAATGTATCGATCAAGAAGGTTCCCATGTAAATATAGTGAAGGATTCAATAGCCTTTTTAAAAATAATACTAAAACTTCTTACTGTAAATAAAAATATTTCTTTAGATAAAAATGATATTAACTGA
- a CDS encoding Hpt domain-containing protein: MDTNIVHVNIELEDLIPNFLKNRAAEINSLKEAVTNSNFEDIKFLSHSLKGTAGGYGFDHLSLLAKEIELASMNKSLEEIEKLVIELQQHFDNIEIIYVEE, encoded by the coding sequence ATGGATACTAATATTGTACATGTTAACATTGAACTTGAAGATTTAATCCCTAACTTTCTAAAAAATAGAGCCGCTGAAATTAATTCCTTAAAGGAAGCTGTTACTAATTCTAACTTTGAAGATATTAAATTTTTAAGCCATAGCTTAAAAGGGACTGCTGGAGGATATGGCTTTGATCATCTCTCTCTCTTAGCAAAAGAAATAGAGTTAGCTTCCATGAACAAATCTTTAGAAGAGATTGAAAAACTAGTAATAGAGTTACAACAACATTTTGATAATATTGAAATTATTTACGTGGAGGAATAA
- a CDS encoding response regulator, which produces MSNKHAVLFVDDQKDILILIERILKNEDYTKFFANGPKEALDILEKESIDVIVTDMLMPDIGGLQFLEILKLKYPSIVRVVLSGYAQVPFIVEAINKGDIFRYITKPWKVTDNGKMIIRDAIQYSDYIKRYGTYYKPISGFSFTEENIKDIMSSYNKEFFITVDDKLVLKSDTITELVINEEIAEKELILYNKHKINNDSYIYIKK; this is translated from the coding sequence ATGAGCAACAAGCATGCAGTACTTTTTGTTGATGATCAAAAAGATATATTAATATTAATCGAGCGAATATTAAAAAATGAAGATTATACAAAGTTTTTTGCAAATGGTCCAAAAGAAGCTTTAGATATCCTAGAAAAAGAATCTATTGATGTTATCGTAACAGATATGTTAATGCCTGATATAGGCGGTCTTCAATTTCTTGAAATTCTAAAATTAAAATATCCAAGTATTGTTAGAGTTGTACTTTCTGGTTATGCTCAAGTTCCATTTATCGTCGAAGCCATTAATAAAGGAGATATCTTTAGATATATTACAAAACCTTGGAAAGTAACTGATAACGGAAAAATGATTATACGTGATGCAATACAATATTCAGATTACATAAAAAGATATGGCACTTATTATAAACCAATTTCAGGATTTTCCTTTACTGAAGAAAACATTAAAGATATAATGAGCAGTTATAACAAAGAATTTTTTATAACTGTCGATGATAAGCTTGTATTAAAATCAGATACAATTACCGAATTAGTAATAAATGAAGAAATAGCTGAAAAAGAACTTATTCTTTATAATAAACATAAAATTAATAATGATTCATATATCTACATAAAGAAATAA
- a CDS encoding hybrid sensor histidine kinase/response regulator, translating into MGNSNGKILIVDDALFNIRIVTNILEHAGYEIHSVNSGIRAIIELRNNKYDLILLDVVMPEMDGYKVNKVLKQNKNTKDIPIIFLTARGDSNSVVKALDDGAVDFITKPFNEKELLSRIRVQLELQHTRKKLEETNATKDKFFSIIGHDLKNPIGAIRGLAEELVQNIDQFDIDEVNDFSIRILKNSEKVCQLLEDILQWSRLQGNKIEYKPSALNLAEVIDTSVTLLSLNAKKKNINIKMLIKEEIKVFADYNMLNTVIRNLISNAIKFTYDNGEIIVSAYNDGDLILISVEDNGVGMQQENIEKLFNIGSNFSTKGTQKEEGTGLGLILCKEFVERNGGSIFVESEYGKGSCFSFTVPQYMVNQDE; encoded by the coding sequence ATGGGTAACAGTAATGGAAAAATTTTGATTGTTGATGATGCTTTGTTCAACATTAGAATTGTAACCAATATACTTGAACATGCTGGATACGAGATCCATAGTGTTAATTCAGGCATAAGAGCTATTATTGAATTAAGGAATAATAAATACGATTTAATTCTTTTAGATGTAGTTATGCCGGAAATGGATGGTTATAAAGTCAATAAAGTACTTAAGCAGAACAAAAATACAAAAGATATACCAATTATTTTTTTGACAGCCAGAGGTGATAGCAACAGTGTAGTAAAAGCATTAGATGATGGCGCGGTAGATTTTATCACAAAGCCATTTAATGAAAAAGAATTATTATCTCGAATCAGAGTACAATTAGAGTTGCAACATACAAGAAAAAAATTGGAGGAGACAAATGCAACAAAAGATAAATTCTTTTCTATAATAGGTCATGATTTAAAGAATCCAATTGGAGCAATTAGAGGATTAGCTGAGGAGTTAGTACAAAATATTGATCAATTTGATATTGATGAAGTAAATGATTTTTCGATAAGAATATTAAAAAATTCAGAAAAGGTATGTCAGTTATTAGAAGATATACTTCAATGGTCAAGGCTTCAAGGTAATAAGATTGAGTACAAGCCTTCGGCATTAAATTTAGCAGAAGTAATAGATACAAGTGTTACACTTCTTTCATTAAATGCAAAGAAAAAAAATATAAATATTAAAATGCTGATTAAAGAGGAGATTAAAGTATTTGCAGATTATAATATGTTAAATACTGTTATTAGGAATCTTATTTCTAATGCTATTAAATTTACCTATGATAATGGAGAAATTATTGTTTCAGCTTATAATGATGGGGATTTGATTTTAATCTCTGTAGAGGATAATGGAGTAGGAATGCAGCAAGAAAACATAGAAAAACTGTTTAATATAGGTTCGAATTTTAGTACAAAAGGAACTCAAAAAGAGGAAGGAACAGGTCTTGGACTTATACTATGTAAAGAATTTGTTGAAAGAAATGGTGGGAGTATTTTTGTTGAGAGTGAATATGGAAAAGGTAGCTGTTTTTCATTTACAGTTCCCCAATATATGGTGAATCAAGATGAGTAA
- a CDS encoding sugar phosphate nucleotidyltransferase has translation MIYGLILAGGKGSRLYPLSRAGEPKQFLKLINDKSFLVNTVDRVIPLIDKDNIYVVTNSEYKEKVKNELAGIKEENIFVEPANKETAL, from the coding sequence GTGATATACGGGCTTATTTTAGCTGGAGGTAAAGGCAGTAGATTATATCCTCTATCAAGAGCCGGAGAGCCGAAACAATTTTTGAAGCTTATTAACGACAAAAGTTTTTTAGTTAATACTGTTGATAGGGTAATCCCATTAATAGATAAAGATAATATTTATGTTGTGACAAATTCAGAGTATAAAGAAAAAGTAAAAAATGAACTTGCAGGTATTAAAGAAGAAAATATATTTGTGGAACCTGCTAATAAAGAAACTGCGTTGTAG